A single region of the Leptospiraceae bacterium genome encodes:
- a CDS encoding NAD(P)-binding domain-containing protein yields MRTLYIGDIRIFDHTQVQFSRHYETYVGYEAYKLLLEIVSGIRSRLLGETEILAQFKEIMKNESLPKHSLGDYLKKLRDQIIEDSRKIRSGHLRFLGDQSYGGLANRYLKSTKEVVLFGTGNLAVKVLPWLLEKNRKVTVIGRNLEKLKEIASKYPVQIQTLDAFVPKDEAIVIAAPISLKEIIPSIKDNTMVVDFREDDKGDNFGNALNYISFESMLNSLKAQEERNNELRKTLEKVVTELAIERENESQNFIYGWEDIPCLAC; encoded by the coding sequence ATGAGAACCCTTTATATCGGGGACATTCGAATTTTCGATCATACTCAGGTGCAATTCTCTCGACATTATGAGACCTATGTGGGCTACGAAGCATACAAATTGCTTCTCGAAATTGTAAGTGGAATTCGTTCACGACTACTTGGAGAAACAGAAATTTTAGCGCAATTCAAAGAAATCATGAAAAATGAATCGTTACCAAAACACTCTCTTGGTGACTACTTAAAGAAACTCCGCGACCAAATCATTGAAGATTCGCGAAAAATTCGAAGTGGGCATTTACGTTTTTTGGGAGATCAGTCTTATGGTGGTTTAGCAAATCGTTATTTAAAGTCCACAAAAGAAGTAGTCTTGTTCGGGACTGGAAATTTGGCAGTAAAAGTATTACCCTGGCTTTTAGAAAAAAATAGAAAAGTAACTGTGATAGGAAGAAATTTAGAAAAACTTAAAGAAATCGCTTCCAAGTATCCTGTTCAAATTCAAACGTTAGACGCTTTCGTTCCTAAGGATGAAGCAATTGTCATTGCAGCTCCCATTTCCTTAAAAGAAATTATTCCTTCCATAAAAGACAATACAATGGTCGTTGATTTTAGAGAAGACGATAAAGGGGATAATTTTGGTAATGCGCTTAATTATATTTCTTTCGAGTCAATGCTAAATTCTCTCAAAGCGCAAGAAGAGAGAAACAATGAACTTCGAAAGACTTTGGAAAAAGTCGTTACTGAACTTGCGATAGAGCGTGAAAATGAAAGCCAAAACTTTATCTATGGTTGGGAAGACATACCTTGCCTAGCCTGCTAA
- a CDS encoding uroporphyrinogen synthase, which produces MPSLLKIGSRKSALAKLQSYLVADALKKKFPDLKIEFYFKESLGDKDLTSPLWKMGDRGVFTKDFKEDLLNETVDVVIHSWKDLDLQHEDNTEVISILERADQRDLLLFKKEHLLNPNFSEIKIFSSSPRREFNLKRFLAKALPKRLQGKPIVFEPVRGNMQTRLAKWSESKETQGLILAKAALDRLLTENFPEAATDEYAQIRKTIRVYLKDAAFMCLPLSENPNAPAQGALAAEIKSTRQDIREIIATLTIPEVGKSVLIERKELQKYGGGCHQKIGVSSLVRKYGEVFYLRGLTDDGIELNAQALSKNKTTQPKAERITSIFPRENEKLKFKRETITEPELSGSNFLVARTNAWHPNWTQMNLEQIIWAAGIKTFYQLAGKDQWVSGTSDGLGEDENPNISILLGEEKPFVKLTHEDSGEIQSNLERIYTYKISLEADIPDLTQKTHFFWMSGFQFDLAIQKYPSIVNSFHACGPGITATHIRKRLGELGSLEIFLNYEDWVGFHSS; this is translated from the coding sequence TTGCCTAGCCTGCTAAAAATTGGTTCCAGAAAAAGCGCACTAGCGAAATTACAATCCTATTTAGTAGCAGATGCTCTAAAGAAAAAATTTCCCGACCTAAAAATCGAATTTTATTTTAAAGAATCGTTAGGCGATAAAGACCTCACTTCTCCGCTTTGGAAAATGGGCGACAGAGGAGTTTTCACAAAAGACTTTAAAGAAGATTTACTAAACGAAACAGTCGATGTAGTCATTCACTCTTGGAAAGACTTAGATTTACAACATGAGGATAACACAGAAGTAATCTCAATCCTAGAGCGAGCCGACCAAAGAGATCTACTCCTTTTTAAAAAAGAACATTTATTAAATCCAAATTTTTCAGAAATAAAAATATTCAGTTCTTCCCCAAGAAGAGAATTCAATCTAAAAAGATTTTTAGCGAAAGCTTTACCAAAAAGACTACAGGGTAAACCAATTGTATTCGAGCCCGTGCGCGGAAATATGCAAACAAGACTCGCCAAATGGAGCGAATCAAAAGAAACGCAAGGACTCATTTTAGCCAAAGCTGCCCTTGATAGACTCCTAACTGAGAATTTTCCAGAAGCGGCAACTGACGAGTATGCGCAAATCAGAAAAACGATTCGCGTTTACTTAAAAGATGCAGCCTTTATGTGTCTGCCTCTTTCGGAAAATCCAAATGCTCCTGCACAGGGCGCACTCGCTGCCGAAATTAAATCAACGAGACAAGATATACGTGAAATCATTGCAACTCTTACAATTCCAGAAGTAGGCAAATCAGTATTAATCGAAAGAAAAGAATTACAAAAATACGGTGGCGGTTGTCATCAAAAAATTGGTGTAAGTTCACTCGTTAGAAAATATGGAGAAGTTTTTTATCTTCGCGGGCTAACTGATGACGGAATAGAACTAAACGCACAAGCTCTTTCTAAAAATAAAACCACTCAACCAAAAGCTGAGCGCATAACGAGTATTTTCCCAAGAGAAAATGAAAAATTAAAATTTAAAAGAGAAACAATCACCGAACCAGAACTAAGTGGTTCCAATTTCCTAGTTGCACGCACCAATGCCTGGCATCCAAACTGGACTCAGATGAATTTGGAACAAATCATTTGGGCAGCCGGAATAAAGACATTCTATCAATTAGCCGGAAAAGACCAATGGGTGAGCGGAACCTCAGACGGACTAGGCGAAGATGAAAATCCAAATATTTCGATCCTGCTTGGCGAAGAGAAACCATTTGTAAAATTAACCCACGAAGATAGCGGCGAAATTCAATCCAATTTAGAAAGAATCTATACTTATAAAATTTCATTAGAAGCGGATATTCCTGATTTAACGCAAAAGACTCATTTCTTTTGGATGAGTGGCTTCCAGTTTGATCTGGCTATTCAAAAGTATCCTTCAATTGTAAATAGCTTTCATGCCTGTGGTCCGGGTATTACTGCTACTCATATTAGAAAGCGACTTGGTGAACTAGGAAGTCTTGAGATTTTCTTAAATTATGAAGATTGGGTTGGGTTTCATTCGTCGTAG
- a CDS encoding FecR domain-containing protein gives MEEFSELEKKVYDALIDNKPNEVSQRVRSIEELLSRTGAHTIEFPTSSEILDKFQKMEQQKIIKLDRSNGMNKKIIYVLGAAAVIFLGIFLAVGNGDKPKEPQVATPGELKAKVTFVVGDVKVKSNPSDAGVKPEVGALLTTNQMLFTGDKSTVDLEFSHGSSLRIKANTEVSLKRLVETNGNVTEEVSIKKGMLVANVTKQKQSDNFNIVTPTVIAGVRGTRFLVVVDPDKGKEDVTRVSVLDGVVGITKHKEEVPLTVEPIEILDSKQSAQEISRGGNFKRSAITDADIKIIEGKDEIESDANSAPAETEQSLFAKYGRLEVLSLDGGQAVTGVITAMDDNTFTVHTVKGFVKVDRKKVISHDAKQLK, from the coding sequence ATGGAAGAATTTTCAGAATTAGAAAAAAAAGTTTATGATGCTTTAATTGATAACAAACCAAATGAAGTATCGCAGCGGGTTAGAAGTATCGAAGAACTTCTTTCTAGAACGGGAGCACATACGATTGAGTTTCCGACTTCAAGTGAGATTCTAGATAAATTTCAAAAAATGGAACAACAAAAAATTATAAAATTAGATCGGAGTAATGGAATGAATAAAAAAATAATCTATGTATTAGGGGCAGCAGCAGTAATCTTTTTGGGAATTTTTCTTGCTGTGGGTAATGGAGATAAGCCGAAGGAGCCGCAAGTTGCTACTCCCGGTGAATTAAAAGCAAAAGTTACTTTTGTAGTAGGGGATGTAAAAGTAAAATCAAATCCTAGCGATGCAGGCGTTAAACCAGAAGTAGGCGCTCTTCTTACTACAAATCAAATGCTATTCACAGGAGACAAATCAACCGTTGATTTAGAATTCTCTCATGGATCGTCTTTACGAATCAAGGCAAATACGGAAGTTTCTCTTAAGCGATTAGTAGAAACAAACGGAAATGTTACAGAAGAGGTTTCGATAAAGAAAGGTATGTTAGTGGCAAATGTTACCAAACAGAAACAATCTGATAATTTCAACATTGTAACTCCAACTGTAATCGCTGGAGTAAGAGGAACTCGCTTCTTAGTTGTAGTTGATCCTGATAAAGGCAAAGAGGATGTCACTAGAGTATCCGTTCTAGATGGGGTTGTTGGGATTACGAAACACAAAGAGGAAGTTCCACTCACTGTTGAGCCGATCGAAATTTTAGATAGTAAACAATCTGCACAAGAAATTTCTCGCGGTGGAAATTTCAAGAGATCCGCTATTACAGATGCTGATATAAAAATTATCGAAGGCAAAGATGAAATAGAATCAGATGCTAACTCTGCTCCTGCTGAGACTGAACAAAGTCTCTTCGCGAAATATGGACGTTTAGAAGTTCTTTCTTTAGATGGTGGACAAGCGGTTACTGGTGTGATTACCGCTATGGATGACAATACCTTCACAGTTCATACTGTAAAAGGTTTCGTAAAAGTAGATCGCAAGAAAGTAATCTCTCACGATGCAAAGCAATTGAAATAA
- a CDS encoding sigma-70 family RNA polymerase sigma factor, which translates to MGSLYEMYHKRIFDFLYKYSNNQEVASDLMQETFFSYFRSYGESNLPPEKAIMVLYTIARNNSINYSKKFSTVKENASNNIDIYQSKKTSFEKREELKDMELRLRQCLALLPEDQRVALIMKNIKDMTLAEIAEVMELSISTVSRLVVKATARLIQLAEEHGIAP; encoded by the coding sequence ATGGGAAGTTTGTATGAGATGTATCATAAAAGAATCTTTGATTTCTTATATAAATATTCCAACAACCAAGAGGTTGCTTCTGACTTGATGCAAGAGACTTTTTTTAGCTATTTTAGGAGTTATGGTGAGAGTAATCTTCCTCCTGAAAAAGCTATCATGGTTCTTTACACGATTGCCAGGAACAATTCTATTAATTATAGTAAAAAGTTTTCCACGGTAAAAGAAAACGCATCCAACAATATTGATATTTATCAGAGTAAGAAGACATCATTTGAAAAAAGAGAAGAATTGAAAGATATGGAGTTGAGGTTACGACAGTGTTTGGCGTTGCTACCGGAAGATCAAAGAGTCGCCCTGATTATGAAAAATATAAAGGATATGACGTTAGCCGAAATTGCGGAAGTAATGGAATTATCAATTTCAACTGTTTCGAGGTTAGTAGTGAAAGCGACTGCAAGGTTGATTCAGCTAGCCGAAGAGCATGGAATTGCACCATAA
- a CDS encoding exodeoxyribonuclease V subunit gamma, whose product MKEFRSNNFYLSIFSDNSALYQSLRSKLEIFSEREDVLILKDLVRVFTRENLTTDYLSLKLVADNIPSLLFEISPYRIIPKEFLKNQPSSENLISDLACILLIESILLKQNKEESKRKTKSVKDKASSQVNKKVLRQLAGAIFQFWKESLISFSLKEEKIPSNIKEEYDSVIRTFIKAKGNKKIEIEYVYEACAGGKSHFISEKEAKEKFGDEIILYGVSEIDPLHFKVLEILSSYVKISFLIPMPPVRLMHKNNVKLNSSKLKQLIPDWHILNKFFGDKKIEEIQTTLGIEFPEILPNADLNFYESQEAYREIEFVGREILRLIEEHKDDDAFRLTSIKLVLPAEDVNYSLLVSNVFDRIGISYSFTKDIRKKKSPYFSAVASILKLSISDFDKETIFSLFYNPCFYPILEEMRISIKPEVWNQIISKMNLTEFLDKQHRKRQGFRESNLMTWESLWSRLNLILIGNTSDDTISLETELIEEVYEFLAVSSSLLQDLIGLKEDFTRLSDFSKFFRIILDTYLHPSMRYNKSEESVRLNERGLTKTNNLLASIESIDSELGSLLADNLDFTLDDFADILLTLMESWTEGDARVLKNGVVVGELLDAIDPSFDYLFLVGLDERKFSHTSSKHDSVMIEDTIHSSRLDAALKLKNYFYHIFNHNAKRYTFSYVSLDTINDREYYPARELEWIRSISKQANTNYKKIPLFSYLEYRMDEATVFEKETFHLIDLKQKELNLSLLKNSYPNWIANSDSRLSGEIDTLTSNKNLNQKMKSYFFRSSIDVGHSKLAHNKNLSVRKFVSYMECPKKFFYEYSVDTEEEADVSGELESVSALTRNFNIRQLFSYLREDSSLDATDLTKKIFSPKRIESGELPFGVLGKLSELEFKDYLENFFLPFYHELLSENNKIFKKAVFSSEANKTLDSIVFSTPAIWNESIKTNVDLLLLERDTLYLTSFVSAKDVKDKNRILSGLTAHVVNQSEQIKKEIYDLLGVKSVCVAPAILHFPLQSKPNLIRGRTVDYSDDLFLPFWKSLSENQYPAFPIGADKRKCDYCSVKTVCHGYHTEFLSFLESEMEQIQSVLKDQFAEVNSAEKKEKAPSKAKK is encoded by the coding sequence ATGAAAGAATTTCGCTCGAATAATTTTTATCTTTCTATCTTCTCTGACAATTCTGCTCTTTATCAATCTCTTCGAAGCAAACTAGAAATATTTTCTGAAAGAGAAGATGTTTTAATTCTAAAAGATTTGGTAAGAGTCTTCACTCGTGAAAATTTAACAACGGATTATCTTTCTCTTAAACTCGTAGCGGATAATATTCCTTCTCTGCTATTTGAAATTAGTCCCTATAGAATTATTCCTAAGGAGTTTTTAAAAAATCAGCCTTCTTCAGAAAATTTAATTTCTGACCTAGCTTGTATTTTACTCATCGAAAGTATTCTCTTAAAACAAAATAAGGAAGAGAGTAAGCGAAAGACTAAGAGTGTCAAAGACAAAGCTTCTTCTCAAGTGAATAAGAAAGTATTACGGCAATTAGCCGGTGCCATTTTCCAGTTTTGGAAAGAATCGCTCATTTCATTTTCTTTAAAAGAAGAGAAAATTCCAAGCAATATAAAAGAAGAATACGATTCAGTGATTCGAACCTTTATCAAAGCAAAGGGAAATAAAAAAATTGAAATAGAATATGTATACGAAGCCTGTGCAGGCGGCAAATCTCATTTTATCTCAGAAAAAGAAGCAAAGGAAAAATTCGGAGATGAAATTATTCTCTACGGAGTCTCTGAGATAGATCCACTTCATTTTAAAGTTTTAGAAATTCTTTCTTCTTACGTAAAAATATCCTTTTTAATCCCGATGCCTCCTGTTCGTCTGATGCATAAGAACAATGTAAAACTGAATTCAAGCAAGTTGAAACAATTAATTCCTGATTGGCATATTCTTAATAAATTCTTTGGAGACAAGAAAATCGAAGAGATTCAAACTACACTTGGAATTGAATTCCCAGAAATTTTACCGAATGCAGATTTGAATTTTTATGAGTCGCAGGAAGCTTATCGCGAAATTGAATTTGTAGGTAGAGAAATCCTTCGTCTTATAGAAGAGCATAAAGACGATGATGCTTTTCGGCTAACGTCGATTAAGCTTGTTCTTCCAGCGGAAGATGTGAATTATTCGCTCCTGGTGAGCAATGTTTTCGACCGAATAGGAATTTCTTATTCCTTCACGAAAGACATTCGAAAGAAAAAGTCTCCTTATTTCTCTGCGGTCGCATCCATTTTAAAACTTTCCATTTCTGATTTTGATAAAGAGACGATTTTCTCTCTTTTTTATAATCCTTGTTTCTATCCAATTTTAGAAGAAATGAGAATTTCTATAAAACCAGAAGTATGGAATCAAATTATTTCAAAGATGAATTTAACTGAATTCTTGGACAAACAACATCGAAAAAGGCAGGGCTTTCGCGAATCCAATTTGATGACTTGGGAGAGTTTATGGTCTAGATTGAATTTGATTTTAATCGGAAATACGTCAGACGATACAATCAGTCTAGAAACAGAATTAATTGAAGAAGTGTATGAGTTTCTAGCGGTTAGTTCTTCTTTGCTGCAAGACTTGATTGGGTTAAAAGAAGACTTTACTCGTTTAAGTGATTTTAGTAAATTTTTTAGAATTATCTTGGACACCTATCTTCATCCATCGATGCGTTATAATAAGTCTGAGGAAAGTGTGCGACTAAATGAGAGAGGGCTTACTAAAACAAATAATCTCTTGGCAAGTATTGAGTCAATAGATTCGGAGTTAGGCTCTTTACTTGCGGATAATCTAGATTTTACTCTCGATGACTTTGCGGATATATTGCTTACGCTAATGGAATCATGGACAGAAGGGGATGCCAGAGTTCTAAAAAACGGCGTCGTAGTTGGAGAATTGTTAGATGCAATTGATCCAAGTTTTGATTACTTGTTTTTAGTGGGACTCGACGAGAGAAAATTTAGTCACACTTCTAGTAAGCATGATTCTGTAATGATAGAGGATACGATTCATTCTTCTCGATTAGATGCAGCGTTGAAACTAAAAAACTATTTTTATCATATCTTTAATCACAATGCAAAGCGATATACATTTAGCTATGTGAGTCTTGATACGATTAACGATAGAGAGTATTATCCGGCGCGCGAGTTGGAATGGATCAGGAGTATTTCTAAACAAGCAAATACAAACTATAAAAAGATTCCCTTATTTTCGTATTTAGAATATAGAATGGATGAGGCTACTGTCTTTGAAAAAGAAACGTTTCATCTGATTGATTTAAAACAAAAAGAATTAAACCTTTCTCTGTTGAAGAATTCTTATCCTAATTGGATAGCGAACTCAGACTCTCGTTTATCTGGCGAAATAGATACCTTAACTTCTAATAAAAACTTAAATCAGAAAATGAAGTCTTACTTTTTTCGTTCGTCGATTGACGTAGGACATTCCAAATTAGCGCATAATAAAAATTTGTCGGTCAGAAAATTTGTAAGTTATATGGAATGCCCGAAAAAGTTTTTTTACGAATACTCGGTTGATACAGAAGAAGAAGCTGATGTTAGTGGAGAGCTTGAATCGGTCAGTGCTCTTACAAGGAACTTTAATATCAGACAGCTATTTTCTTATTTAAGAGAGGATTCAAGTCTAGATGCTACAGATCTTACGAAAAAAATTTTTAGTCCAAAGAGAATCGAGTCAGGAGAACTTCCATTTGGTGTCTTAGGAAAATTATCCGAGTTAGAATTCAAAGATTACCTTGAAAATTTCTTTTTACCTTTCTATCACGAACTGTTATCCGAAAACAATAAGATTTTTAAAAAGGCAGTTTTTTCATCGGAGGCAAATAAAACATTAGACTCAATCGTATTTTCAACGCCTGCGATTTGGAATGAATCAATTAAGACAAATGTTGATTTGCTTTTACTCGAAAGGGATACTCTATATTTAACTTCATTTGTATCTGCTAAGGATGTAAAGGATAAAAATAGAATTCTGTCAGGTTTGACAGCTCATGTTGTGAATCAATCGGAGCAAATTAAAAAGGAAATATATGATTTACTTGGTGTTAAATCCGTTTGTGTTGCGCCGGCAATTCTCCATTTTCCGTTACAAAGCAAACCTAATCTCATAAGAGGAAGAACAGTAGATTACTCGGATGATTTGTTTTTACCATTTTGGAAAAGTCTTTCTGAAAACCAATACCCTGCATTTCCAATTGGAGCTGATAAACGGAAATGTGATTATTGTTCAGTGAAAACTGTTTGTCATGGATATCATACCGAGTTTCTTTCTTTTCTTGAGTCAGAGATGGAACAAATTCAGTCTGTATTAAAAGACCAATTCGCCGAAGTAAATTCTGCAGAAAAAAAAGAAAAGGCTCCGAGTAAGGCAAAAAAATAA